GCAAAGGGAGAACGCTTTCAAGGCCTAACAGGGCCTAGGACCTCTTTCGCTCTAGTTCTGATCGGGCGCGCTCTGATCTCCGCTTGAGCAAGCCTTAGGCGACGCTCATAAGTCCGAAAATCGCCAATCCACAGTAGACCCGAACCGGATGCACTGGTAACGGCAGTTGGTGACGTAGTTCCGACGCCGTCGGACGGTAACTATCGAGAAACTCGTCGATAGGGCTCCAGAACGCCTCCTGAGTGCGAGCGGCCGCCAATACACAAAAGCGACTTGAGATTATCAAACGGCTGCTTGTTCAGTTCGGGTCGACTAAGTACGGCGCCCGGTAACCAGACTGGTGCCAGCCAAACGGGCCTTCTCCCGGACGCTTGCCACCTTGTGGGAAGCTCGGCGGTCAAGCACAACTACGTCATCGGACGAGAGGCTCAGGATCAGCGCTTGCTCAACGCAAGCGCGGAAAACATTTGGCTAGGAGTGGCACTCGCACTGCACTCTCCGTCGCCAATCGGAAATCCGATGTCCGATTTACGCCCTATCTCTCACTACTGGTTTCGCTCGGGAAATACCATTTCCGCGAGCGCATTGTAGTCGAGCAACGGGTGGCGGCATTCCAGCGATGCCACAGTTGCACACGCTGTTATATCCACCAAGTTGACGCGCTTCTTGGCTTCCTCTAGCGCCCTGGCAACGGCCTCCGGGGTGACCTCGTCTATGCTGATAATGTTAGCGGAGCGCTTTGAAAGATCTTTAGATTCATAGCTATTCGTGATCGTCACACAGCCCGCGCTGGCCATTTCTAATGGTGGGTAACTCGGGTGCGGGCTTATCATAAGTGATAGTCCGATCGCTGATCGATTGAGCAGTTCAGCATACTCGTCGAGTGACAACTTCCCCACTACCGAGACATTCTCTAGCTCGCGCACTAGGTCAGGGTTGAAGCCCTCTCCAGCAAGAACGATTTTGTATTGGCAGTTTTCCTCAGGATTGTGAGCTTGCCACTGCCGCACTGCTTCCTGCACGGTTGCGAAGGCGTTCCGTTCGACTGAGGGCCTGCCGTAGGCTAGCACAATCCTTTCTTTCTGGGTTGGACGCAGCTTCGCTTGTATCTTTTCATTCAAGGTGAAGGGAAGCACATAGGTTTCGGAGAAACTGAAGCGCTTACCCAGGAAGTCAGCAAGTTCTTCCGAATTGATCAGAGCGATTGTATCTGCGCCATTTCTATACGTGGCGTCCGCGAGCGCTTGCCGAGTTGACCATGCATAAAAGCCAGGTTCGTAGTCTTGGATAAGATACAGCAGCTTTGAGTTCGTATGGAACAAAGCTCGCTGATCACGCAGAAGGCGAAATCCGAGATCGGCGGTCCACCAAGCTGTTGCCAGGAAAACATCCCTGCTTCGGACCATCAGCGGAGTGAATTGCCGTTCAGCCATACTAACGACCGAAACATCCCCGACATCGTCGTCAGGCTGTACCAAGACACAGGACTTGCGGAGATAGGATGACAATGCAGTGAGCGAATCCCTATCCACGGGATCCGATGTAATTATAATCCTCAAATCTACATTGGTCGTACACGCCATAATGTCGGCGGCACAGCGAAGTGCGCTTGAGACACCGCCGTAGATTTTCTCCGGTTTGGCGGTTGGCAGCAAGAGATTAAGACGAGCCTTTAGACCATTAGATCGAGCCGTCGTTACGGGATAGATCTCGGAGACAGCCTCAAAGAAGGCAGATCGTCGCCCCGAAGTACCTAGGATCTTCGATGAGCGTCGGCTGAGATGATAACCGATATCAGAAACGCTGAGGCGCATGAGGTCGCCGGTCGCCTGTGCACGACGGTTGCTGGCGACGGCACAAACGTGTGTATAGCCGCGGCTCTCAACCAAATATAGCAGAGACCTCTCTATAGCGTGCGCGAGTGTTCCATCGACTTGGCCCAACTCTTCATCAAAATCATCATAGTCTAGGCCTAGTTCGAACAGCGGCTCGATGGCCTCCTTCCGGGCCCAGAACATAGTACTGGTTGGAAACTCAAGCAGATCGTCAGCGGATACATTCACGTTGAGGCGCTTAAGGAGCGCACTGGCTTTATCGAAGTCGTAACCCCAATTCCGCAGCCCCACGACTTCCCTATGGTGATCCGAGTAGACGATGCCAACTCGAGGATCTTCGAACAGGTCCCAAATCGAGCGGACGATTTCCTTCGAACCTAAGAGGTTATCCCGCACATATTTTCCCCAATCCGCGTAACGGCTGTCATGAGGAGATTTTTTGGTGTGAAGGTGGAAGATTAACTCCGCATCGTGAATAAATTTTTTGCCCTCGATAAGGAACGGCGCAACATCGCGGCCGCGATTTGGACAAACAACAGCCTTCCCAGACAAGTGGAGCGCTTCTAGCAGCCGCTCAAGATCATGCCGCTTCTCTTCCGTATCTGTTGTCAAGACAAGGCTTAACTGCAAGTCAAGACTTGCAATCTCACGCAGGATCTCCTCAGCAACATCTGTATAGAAGCAATGAATGACCCCTAAGACTTTCGGCTCCCGTACTTTGGTCGGATTGTCGCCCAAGAATGGTAACACAAGGGATGGATACCTACTGCTTGGTGGATTAAATGCCTGTTGCGCACCATACTCGTTAAAGAGTGCGGGTATCCCTATAGAAGGCTGAGCAGGTGAGTTCGGATCACTCCCCGTCGACTCAGTACTTGAACTGCGCTCACGGACATGCTCATCCAGCATCGCGACAATTTCATCACCAAGAAAATCTCGAACGT
This region of Microvirga mediterraneensis genomic DNA includes:
- a CDS encoding rhamnan synthesis F family protein encodes the protein MLPNLPVADREVDSQGPRSSKDGTIGSLLAPELDVVFWPSSRAGAVSAWWGHVPFAHWLTKSARPRTIVELGTHAGVSYGAFCEAVLREGLGTRCFAIDTWMGDEHAGQYGEQVFEELNSVNAARYSSFSRLIRSTFDDALQYFADASIDLLHIDGLHTYEAVKHDFETWLPKMSKRGVILFHDINVRERGFGVWRLWEELRKDYAGFEFFHCHGLGVLVVGTEPPGSVTALVGLTADDSAKVRERFSELGARWVEAYTARQASERGRSLEQALHEELHQKNALSIEVAELRSEGEKLRSEGEKLRNEGEELRSAISQLHATMSNVALDSAAQLAAAAAQHSARVAKLKREINRTNKREMLARKALAEVQQSTLWRAFNPLRSVLQRLPLRNLLRRGAKAVWWAMTPHRIPARIAFLRSRKQSSLASGQLQKSPYKHEIADVPLSREQHSADVEARYRVDRTASVAGQDVVILVCYCPNGRLTRLQRQLACEYNDAGYLVALIANSGCFESHRDLGTSPAAIQIVRENLGYDFGAWRQAVRLIGGVETARSIIFTNDSVIAPRGGIAQLRRQVDSTMADVVFATENTEHRPHLQSYFFCFKEPSKSSAAFRILASIPCYFDKQKLIDNVELTLSERIVEAGLQVKAIYDCEEAKSNRENPTIHNWRTLIRDGYPFLKIQLFTLGLVSISDPDVRDFLGDEIVAMLDEHVRERSSSTESTGSDPNSPAQPSIGIPALFNEYGAQQAFNPPSSRYPSLVLPFLGDNPTKVREPKVLGVIHCFYTDVAEEILREIASLDLQLSLVLTTDTEEKRHDLERLLEALHLSGKAVVCPNRGRDVAPFLIEGKKFIHDAELIFHLHTKKSPHDSRYADWGKYVRDNLLGSKEIVRSIWDLFEDPRVGIVYSDHHREVVGLRNWGYDFDKASALLKRLNVNVSADDLLEFPTSTMFWARKEAIEPLFELGLDYDDFDEELGQVDGTLAHAIERSLLYLVESRGYTHVCAVASNRRAQATGDLMRLSVSDIGYHLSRRSSKILGTSGRRSAFFEAVSEIYPVTTARSNGLKARLNLLLPTAKPEKIYGGVSSALRCAADIMACTTNVDLRIIITSDPVDRDSLTALSSYLRKSCVLVQPDDDVGDVSVVSMAERQFTPLMVRSRDVFLATAWWTADLGFRLLRDQRALFHTNSKLLYLIQDYEPGFYAWSTRQALADATYRNGADTIALINSEELADFLGKRFSFSETYVLPFTLNEKIQAKLRPTQKERIVLAYGRPSVERNAFATVQEAVRQWQAHNPEENCQYKIVLAGEGFNPDLVRELENVSVVGKLSLDEYAELLNRSAIGLSLMISPHPSYPPLEMASAGCVTITNSYESKDLSKRSANIISIDEVTPEAVARALEEAKKRVNLVDITACATVASLECRHPLLDYNALAEMVFPERNQ